Within the Ciona intestinalis unplaced genomic scaffold, KH HT000068.2, whole genome shotgun sequence genome, the region ACGCTTATAATGAAGCTGGCTTCAATAAGTTGTCACTTGTACGTCAGTTCGATGAAGTACAGCGAGCTTACACAACTCTACTCGAGGCTAGCTGTGAAAAAGGTGcttaaatttattgtaattttttagatGCTAAATGTTTCTGTTGCTTTTTGACCCTAGTAAACACAAGGTTCATTATTGAAAACTTTGTGCTTTATTGGTGACTtttcaaaaactaaaatttatattttgtttaatattgagCAAGTTTCAGTGATTTgaattttgcattaaaactatatcagcaaaaacaaaactttctgtttattttaaaataattcttcTGTTTGTTTCCAGAGTTCCTTCAGTTTGCCCACTGTTTCGAAGATTGTCGAATAAAATGGGATCTAGCAGAAAATAGATGTTTAGAACTTCAAGAAAAACTAACTAAGGTACTTCTTGTTCATAATCACTGTTTAGCGGTTATTTTATGTGAATTTCACCTAAAATGGCATAGCCACTTTTAAAGTATAATACCCTATGTATACTTTTATATAGTTTCATAACGCCGTTTGGCTAAAACTGCAAGTATTTACTATCTAACCTTTGTAACATCACGACAAACAGAGTGAAGCAGAGAAAAATGCTTTGTTGATAAAACTGAAACATGCGAGAAGACAAATAGAAGTTGAATTACAAGGAAGACAAAAAGCTGAGCAAGACCGAGATGAATTGGTAATTAATTTACTAATTTAGTCTgttgtacatatatatttatacatcatgattattttgtgttataaacTAAACCTaaactaatataaatacatgttGAATTTTAACAGGATCAACAAATAATGTTGGTTCGTGAACTTCTATTGAGTGATGGATCGTCAACTGCTACGTTAAGTGAAgaacaacaaagaaaactgGATTTTCTAAACGCAAGGTCAGTGTGGTTTATATAAGAATATAANNNNNNNNNNNNNNNNNNNNNNNNNNNNNNNNNNNNNNNNNNNNNNNNNNNNNNNNNNNNNNNNNNNNNNNNNNNNNNNNNNNNNNNNNNNNNNNNNNNNNNNNNNNNNNNATTCATAAATGTTATCACAATGACCATTGTTATGTAACAGTCGTTACCAGTCACCCCGATGCATGAGAAACCACAGACGTCTCGATCCAATCGATGAAACTGGTTCAATGTTGTCGGATTATTCCGATATTTCATTCGATGTAACAGAAGATGATTTGGATGGATCAAACTTAAGGAATGGAAAGCAATGGAAACGTGGAAGGGCAGCAAGGGTGGGTTTAATGTGGAGATAATTTGttcataatgtttatttttatttgcagtATGACTATGTCTATGCCCACAGTTATTAGCCTATGCCTGCATATTCCAGAATTctatcatttttttagtttcacaAACCATGAGACTATCATGGGAGATATAAAGTGGAGTAGCACTTTtacattatgttgtttttacagcGAGCATTTGCTGGAGACGAAGATGCAGTTTTGCCGAAGAGAGTTCGTGCTGATGCTGTAAGTTGAATATATTCACttcaatatattattatgcaCTTCTCTCACAAGCTTTTGATCTCGACACATCCATATTTGTATTGTGTTGAATGTTAAGTGAGAGACAAAAACtagattttgtaaaaaggTTTGCATTGGAATTTTCCAGAGGAAATGTTCcaataataaaagtttagTGCCTATGCTACTTATTTGGCAGCCACCTGTCAATACATCTTATGGTTATAAGTTCCAACTAACATAGCAAACAACATACATTCCAGGGTGAATCACTACAATGTACAGTAGATGGGCCAGCTACCATGAGAATCGAGAAACTTGAAAAATCTTTCAGCAAACCCAACCCTCACCAAGGTAGAAGACGACCCTCGCGTGAACATCGACGTAGAAGTGCAGGTTGGTGGTTGTGTGTGATTCATGtactgtagttttgtatgaAGAGAAGTTTCACTGTATGTTGTAAATGAAGTGGTATTTTTATAGTGGCAAActtaaaatgttaatgttattgtGCTTTGCACCATAACCAAGCTGTGATTAGCAACCAGTGCCGTTtcataaagttttatttgtcatAGAATTTACATAGAAATTGAGCATTACTTTGTGTAAGAATTATATTCTGTTTCGTTGCTATTctttaaactattaataacagttatctttttaatttaacccattatgatgtcataataaccaTAATTACATCACAGCTACATCAGATTCCGAAACACAAAGCAGCGAAGTGGAAAATTTCTGGCCAAATCTTCCTCTGCCCAAGGTGACCCTTAattgattgtttaaacttaaatatctGTGCATTATTTAGTCAAGTAtatgtaatttgtaatttttgcatattttttattataacttactggtttaaagtttttattctaaCTCTATTATGTTATGCATAATTTGTTAAAGATTTTAGGTCAATGTTTATTTcatgttaatataatatttctatgttttttagTCTCCTGCGAAGCCTGTAGGAAAGAAACATACTCTCCAGTTAAAACCTTGTGTGATTACGAAGGAAACTTGCAAGCctgtatgtttattgtttcatcTTAATTATTTCTATCTTAAATTTCAAACAGATGGTGCATTGAGTTATAAATAAGAGGCACAAATTCTCTTTGCTCTGCCACCATATGCACCTAGCTTTAGTGTTCCTTAATTTCTAAAAGATAAAAGTTCAAGAATATTACCTTAAACCTAGTAATAAACCTGTCATTTACCCAGCACCATGGCTGAGTGCTTAGGCATTTGTATTGTAACTGATGGATACTGGGTTCATTGCTCAATACTGATAGGCATATGTGTTcctgagcaagacacttaacagacattgcttcTACACAGTGTTTGCTGGTGATCTATCACTAACAGTGATGTTACCcatattgtaaataaactaaacataCCTTTTATGTATTATAGTGTGGAAAGAGAATACAGTTTGGCAAGAAAGCTTTGAAATGTTCCAATTGTCACCTTGTAGCTCACTCTGAATGTGAGGAACAATCCAAGTCCCATCCGTGCGATTCCTCTTCTCCATCAGCTGCCAATCAAAAGGTTTGTGTTTAATTGCGTTGTAACTTTTGGGAAGGGATACACTATTTTGCTTTCAAAAGGTTGTTGAATTTGATCCTATTTCtggtttggtttatttttttaatttatcatgAATTTGTTAACTAAATTCATGTGATAATAAGTCTTATCATGTTTTTGATCATGAGTAAATCATTATGTACCTTATTTAACCATGAGCATAAGAATTTTCATCATGAATGTGATCATGAGTTCTTCATGCTGATTGCATATTTTGaggatttatttataaagttttaaccTTTATTCACCAATATGAATTACAACAGTGCACAGTTGAAGACTTCCTCGTCTCAACCGAATCACCCCAGATCCCCCCCATAATATACCACACCATACAAGAGATAGAGAGACGTGGTTTGGATGAAATTGGGTTGTATAGGATACCAGGGATGCTGAGGATTGTAAAGGAATTAAGGGAAAAGTTTAAAGGAAAGAATGTTCCCAAGTTAACTGATGTAAGTTGTTTTACTGATTGTggttttatgtaatttaaatgtttttagtgACTGGACTGACCAGGCACCTTAATTTTTTGAACGGGGTTGACAATGTGACATTATATGTTCTAAAGTTTTAGGCTTTTAGAGCTTTTACCCTAATGTTAGTTGTCTATACAAATAAGTAGGGCAAAAGTATATTGCaatcaccacattaatcaatgaggttacctatgtttgacaacaactgtatttaacaatgtcaaCCCAGATTTTGTTATAATTCAGAATACATGATGTTTATTAACTTTTAGGTATCTGACATTCATGCTTTGTGTTCGCTTGTGAAAGATTTTCTACGGGTAACTTTGAAAGAACCAATCGTTACTTTTAGCTTACGACCACGGTTTATTAAAGCTGCTAAACAAGTAAGTTGTTGCCCAATGtgggtatgaaacagaacactcgtgttataacgactgtcattggccctgccatgcgaagataaataggTTTCGtctatttattcatttattttacagacagaaaatgatttaatttttaagtacTGTGTCTATTAcatatattgttatttgtaaGCCGGCAGaggatgtatgaaacagaacaccggtgttatgacgactgtcaTTACACCTTttcacaaggataaataacttacattcatttaattaacaGACTGAAGATGACATGATGTATGACGTACTGCGTGAATTAGATAGCGCAAACAGAGACACGCTTATGTTCCTTGTTCTTCACTTCCAACGTGTGGTAGCCAACCCAACGACTAGGATGTCTGTTGAAGGATTGTCAAAAGCTGTTGGTCCTTCAGTTGTCGGGTTCAGTTCACCAGATCCTTCAGTCAGTGCATNNNNNNNNNNNNNNNNNNNNNNNNNNNNNNNNNNNNNNNNNNNNNNNNNNNNNNNNNNNNNNNNNNNNNNNNNNNNNNNNNNNNNNNNNNNNNNNNNNNNNNNNNNNNNNNNNNNNNNNNNNNNNCATCTAATAGACCTCAGGCACCTGGCACACCTGATGCTTATAAAGGTAAGTTGTGTCAGGTAAACAGAAGCTCCTAATTGCTCCATATTAATTAATGACGTTTCCTATGTTTTGAAAACTAGTGTTAACTACATTTTACCAATGTCACCTAagactttgttaaaaaataaaaaacctgATGGTCATAGCTTTTACCGATTGCAATTTGCATTATTATGTaatattctgtttgttttataaaacttttttgttgcaGCCCCTGAATCTTACTTAGGTTCGTTATCACCGCGGAAAACTCCATCCAGTAGTTCGATAGCTGAACGTGCAAGGAAGTATCTTGGTGGAACACCGTAAGTTAATTATGGTTTGTTTGAACAAGGGTGGTGGGGTTAGAGTGCTCGTTGCGTAACTAGAGAATACAGGGTTCGTAGCTTGGTGCTGCCACTGAGTGCCACTATTGTTGGCTTGTGTGTTTGGGCCAGACATGTAACCACATCTGtgccaacccagtggtaagattaggttatccaaattatcaggcAAACAGAAAAGCAATCCTAAAAATTGAACAGCTGGTAACTtggtaagcggacacaaggtgtatacaACCGAACACATGTCATGGGTTGTAGCTTTAGTAGGTGGGCATTGTAATTTGTAGTAGTTGTTTATAGCCACCTCATATGCTGTATTGTAATACCACGAAAAACTTCGAATCACCACATTTGGATAATTAATCTGTTTTAATGTTGactatttctttgttttagatTTGGACGTAGCAAGCGTGGAAAGGAGTCGTCATACTTTGCTTCTCCAAGTCTTAACTGAACCATATTGTATATTACCCATAAGCACCAAACCTgtggtggcagggtgggcaggcctacTTCGGAATTTCGTGGATTGCaataattagtaaacattGGAACTAATAGGCTAGACTTTATATAGGAATGGACGTCTTACtttccctgcctcccctgcgaTTTAcaaagtttggcgcctatgataTTACCTGATATTATCAGTATTGTTACACCATGTTAGAATATAGAGTTGTACTTACATGTTGTGCCTGCATAATGCATGATGCCATCATCACTTGTATGTGCAACTGATATATAGGGAGACATCTGTAAATATATGACAGCATTAAAGCATTGCCCATATTTTGAGaagtttttattagtttaaaatgaaatagcTGCCATCTTCTGTTTTCATTGTAAACACAACCTGCAATCATTACTTTCGGGATATTTCAATAGAATTTCGCATGATTTCCCATTATAAATGCTTCCGACAGATTTTGTTTGACagtgaaataaaaacttgttttttcgATTTGTCGTGTGTTATTAGTTAaaccatagatacctaaagATATATTTAGCTATCTATGGTTAAACTGCATTGATTAGTTAGTTGGTTGTCCTATGCAGAAACACTGGTCCCTAATTTTACTGTAAAGCACTTGACAAGCCATGGAGTAGTATATAGAGAAAGAGTTTATTACACACattgcaaaaataataaaatgttaattgaATTAATACCcccttaattttaaataataaatttattttttaattgtgcATCACTGTTGATAATAAATTTGCCAGAATTTTAAATGACGTCAAGATCAGGTGACTTTTGTTCTTGTTTATAAAGACAAAACATCgtgtatttattaaatttcatCTGAATTAAATTCGTTTTTAGCTACCTATTTAACAAAGAAACTGTTGTATAATCAACGGCATAAGTTCCGTGAAAATCTAATCTTTTTATTTCCAAATACTCACCGGAAAAATGTTTCGTTCAAAATCTAACTTTGAAAAAGTCTTCGGTGAGTCTGTTGTTTTATGATACATTTGAATAGAtagttgtaatttatttatcctcttatATCAGTCTGACTTGGGAAATAACAACACAAAAAACGACTATATTTGTTCTctaattgtataatattttctcTTTTCTGCTCATTttctatggctgacaatttacacAACTCAtctaagtgaccactgggttgaaacaattgccGCTAAGTGTTTTGTAATGACAAATATGCCCACAATAATAACAGCGACTTTAATTCCGCATTCTCTAGcaacaaatataaaccatCATGGCAGCTACCAACAAATCATTAaccaaagtttaaactttccaGAGAAAGCTACAAGCAACCTTCTATTAGAACCTGACCTGGACAGTATGCTTCAATTATGTGATATGATTAGAGGGGGCGATGTTAAAGTTAGAGAAGCTGCAGCATTGATTAAGATGAGAGTGATTGAAGAACCAAACCCTCATGTTCAACTATTCGCTATTCATGTAATTATTTGCTTGTTtcaatgattgtaacttatttatcctcacatggcagggcaacagcagttgttataacacagatgttctgtttcatacacccggtgcccgcttatgagttaccatgtgtgtaaatttgtggacgataattttaatataatcgCCTATTTCTTGAAAccatttgtaacaaaaacacaatcaatAATTTTGTCCACAATCAATAAAAAAGCAAAGGGAAAGCCATTATATGTCATATATACATCATCACATGCTTTCATCATTTGAAGTTAATTTACCATCCCAGGTGATGGACACAGTGATGAAGAATTGTGGAGATGAAATTCATAAATGCATCATTACTGAGAGTTATTTGGAAAAGTTGAAAGATCTTGTTAAGGTTGGaattcattttaatattttttttttcgttttattaatgtttgaTTGTAAAGTTGTGACTCCAaggttttactaaaaatttaaaaaatattctaaaaattCAATGTGTCGTCTATGGCTATGAGCTAtgaatataataacaataacatactGTGGTCATATTGTATATTTCAATAACAATATCCTTACAGACAACAAAAGCTGAAACAATAAAGACAAAGTTACTGGACATGATACAAGCATGGGGTGTTGGCTTCAAACAAAGCAAGGATTACAAAATATCAGCCGATCTTTACAATATTATGAAAGCTGAAggtatgttatatagtactgtgaggaaaaatgggatatttttagcacctaaatcccatattgcctgtttttagcaattaacaacctttttttaaaattgtggctctatggttttaacttttaattatgttaatattcttttttcacTATCAAATGAGAACACTAATGGAGTGTATATTATGTATTCGATAttgttttcataaatattttatgttatgtttatgtttCAGGTTACAAGTTTCCACCAATGACAGACACCGCTGATATGTTTAAATCAGAAAAGGTAATTGGATCGTTCTAGAATCTGGatcattataatataaagtcatatatatatatgatggtACATCAGTACTGATAATAATAGgcagtaaaataaattctaaAATAATGCATGCTTAGAGGATCTAATGCATTTGGTCTGAGTTGGTCTATTACCTACCTACTGCTAGttgatttttaactttgttgttaATAAACACAGGCACCAACCTGGAGTGATGGAGATGAATGTATGAAGTGTAAAGCTGAGTTTGGTGTGATTCAACGCAAggtaatgttatttctatgctACAATTGCTTGTAAGTTGTGGGTGCAATAAATTCACTGTGCAATTTTCATCATAAAACTGGCACccaattttatattgtattggcCACAATAATAAGTaaagttccctatgtttgatgactgtttataactttttttacaatgtcatcccaaattttaccctgctgttaagtgtctttacaaacaagcagagccaaactatattgtattcaccacattaatcaataaagtTCCCCTATGTTTAACTAATgtgtataactgtattttaacaatgacCCCCAGATTATGTTCAAAAACCTCTATAAACTAAAGTTGTATTTCATAACCCCAGCATCACTGTCGAGCATGCGGGGGTGTCTTCTGCAGCAAATGTACGAGCAAACAAGCGATTATTCCCAAGTTTGGAATTGAGAAGGAAGTCCGTGTGTGTGATAGTTGTTATGATAGCTTGACCAAGTAAGTTAACTTTATACTCATgacaatatatgtttattatgatgtaaatTGCTGTGTTAACATTTCCACCAACCTTTGATAGAGAAATTCTTTACACGGTTGGTTTTAGTTTACAGTTAGCTACCTATATATATGTGGTCATGATGAAGAATGTGACTTTGCaagatattttgaaattaatttacCGCAAATATTAGCTGTCAATCATTGAAATATGCAAATTATTGTAGTTGTAGTTAGGTGATAGGGTTAGGATTAAAGTCTACAGATTTTCTTAATAGGTAACAGGTTCATTCCATACCTCTTGTGCTGTAAAGTCATTATGCTTGATTGAcagtttgtttctttattaaagGAAAAGTAAATCTGGTTCAGCAGATGATGAATTACCAGCTGAATATCTTAACAGTTCGCTGGCTAAACAAAGTCAGGTAAATGTGTTTTGGTTATCCTACTTTAATAAGATAATAATGTGGTTTAAATTGAATATCAACAACCTATGCAACTTTctggaataaataaattaaaaagttacattggttgtaacttgtaagcaggcacaaggtgtatgaaacagaacgcccatGTAATAACCACTGTCATTTGACTGCTATCtgacgataaataagttacattaatacattcatttaaatctCCATCCACCTAACAACCCAGGAGCCTCCACCTCGAGATGAAGCTGCATTGAAGGAAGAGGAAGAATTACAACTCGCTCTCGCGTTATCCATGGATGAACAAACCAACAGGGATCGAATCAGGAGCGAACAGATCAACAACAGTGTGTATGGGAGTGTTGTTAAACCTTCAACACCACCTGCCCAACCCCATGTTGTGGTAAGTTATGTTTAAGTTGTAGCTTGTCTGTATAATGTGTATCTGAATaaggtttgttaaaatgtaaattttaagcaacaattgaattttttttaagttgatGTTTAACAAGGCAAAATTCATCCAGGTTAAATTACCAAGAATGTAAAATATTCTGTATTATTGAAGCCGAATGGATTATGTCATGTAGATATGTAAAGTTATTTCATAATGATATACAAAGTGGTGTCATAATGGTATATTCTAACACAGGATGCAGAAGTGGATCCTGATCTTGCTCGTTACCTCAATCGATCAGCGTGGGAGAAGAAGAAGAGTGAACAGGATAAACAGGTTACTATTTCCATGGTTTATCATATAACTATACTAGACAACAAACCTGGGGTAGCTCCTGGCAGGATAGGCCGGCCAATTCCGAATTTTCTGCAATGTATTCATCagtaatcagtaaacattacaaaaattgagttttaaattacttttagtaaaaaataaagtttgaacAACTTCTAAATGTCAAATTTTACATCAGAAACGGAACAACAAAAGCAATGAGAAGGttaccaccaccaccaccactaCTACCAGTAATAAGGTTATAGAAGATactgatgttgttgttgttagtGAAGAAAGTAAAGTGGAAGTTCAAAAACAAGAAGAGGTGAATGCTGTGgttatataaaaccatatatatatacacttgtTCACTAAAATGTGTTTCATATTGAATTGCTGAAAAGACAAGAAAAAATAGGGAAATATCCTCAATTAATATATACCTGCAAATGttgttggttgtaaacaagcattgggtgtatgaaacataacacccatgttataatgactgtcccCGCCACATGAGGacaaataatttacattcattcattcacttggCCATAAttccattcattcaatattgaAACTGTTGAACTACAGAGTTTACAGAATGGAGGGGTGAATGATAACGAGGAATTTCTCAACAATCTTCGAACCAGTGTTGAGATATTCACCAACCGAATGCGATCGAATAAAATGCGAGGACGATCGATAGCGAATGATTCAGCTGTACAAGGATTGTTTCAAAGCATCAACAACATGCATCCATTGCTTATGAAGACAATGAAtgaattggaagaaaaaagaTGTGAGTGCTAACTTCATAGTTTCttgtttataacatattttactttaacccagtggttccttaTAAGTTGTCCTAATCCATATATTACCAAAAATGGAAATCCTCTTTTtgctacaaagttacatatatacgGTAATTCagaagcaagcacgaggtgtatgacacagaacacctgtgttaaaacgaTTGTTATtgccatgccaggataaatatgtttattttttctcaaCTTTTAATAGTAATACTTTTCCAGTGCAACAAGAAGCATTGCAAGATAAGTTGGTTCAATTACGCGATGCACGAGCTGCGTTGGATGCCTTGCGGGCCGACCACGCACGTAAGGTCAGACAAGCTGCTGAGGAAGCTGAGAGACAACGCCAGATACAAATGGCTCATAAACTTGAACTTATGAGACAGAAGAAACAGGTTTGTGGTGTCATAATAATGTCATTGTAATAACAAGAGTAAGGCTCAGTGGTTAGATCGCTCACGTTGTGATAAAATGATACAAGGTTCGGGGCTTGAAGCCGTTATCATTGTGCATATGTGTGGCTTTTGGCAAGGCACCTAACagtaattgttccaacccagcaGTCCCTTAGGGTTGTCTagattgtcagccataaatataaaaaaaaaatcccaatgATATAAAACACCTAGTGTTACATgcatatggtaacttgtaagcgggcacaaggtgcatgaaacagaacgcatATGTTATACCAACTGTCATTATCCCACCACGCAAGCATAATTAGGTTACTTTctctaatataaaatatgaaatacaaCAGGAATACCTCGCATACCAAAGGCAGATGGCATTACAAAGAATGGAAGAACAAGAAGCAGCACGCCACGCTAGGTTGGAACAACATAAACAATTCATTCAACAGCGAGCCATGCAACCATCTATGTTAGTCGCCGGGTATAATACACAGGTAGTAAAATTCTATTTGTCTATCTTTTAGAAGATCTGGGTGTTTTTTAGTATTATAACTTCCAGGACTACATGTGCCCTAGGTTTTACTAAATACTTCGTTAAACTTATGAGCTAtggtttgtgatgtaataatgatgtttattttatcataaataagtttattaatTCACAGCAACTACCACAACAACCTGAAGCTGTACCAGAATTCAACCAAGGTAAGTTTTGTGATAAGTTGTGACGCACAATGTTTATTAGCATTACAATGTtcaatatgacgtaacaatattcTGATAATAAAGTTGGTAAAGTTTGGTTGATATgctaatacatgtatatatacatataggtGGAGGTGGTTACATGTATTCTAATTATCCACAACATACAAACCAACAACATTATCAACAAGTAAGTTATGTCTTGTATCTATAAGTAAGTCTGTATGGGTATC harbors:
- the LOC100184360 gene encoding rac GTPase-activating protein 1-like; translated protein: MNSKNAYNEAGFNKLSLVRQFDEVQRAYTTLLEASCEKEFLQFAHCFEDCRIKWDLAENRCLELQEKLTKSEAEKNALLIKLKHARRQIEVELQGRQKAEQDRDELDQQIMLVRELLLSDGSSTATLSEEQQRKLDFLNASRYQSPRCMRNHRRLDPIDETGSMLSDYSDISFDVTEDDLDGSNLRNGKQWKRGRAARRAFAGDEDAVLPKRVRADAGESLQCTVDGPATMRIEKLEKSFSKPNPHQGRRRPSREHRRRSAATSDSETQSSEVENFWPNLPLPKSPAKPVGKKHTLQLKPCVITKETCKPCGKRIQFGKKALKCSNCHLVAHSECEEQSKSHPCDSSSPSAANQKCTVEDFLVSTESPQIPPIIYHTIQEIERRGLDEIGLYRIPGMLRIVKELREKFKGKNVPKLTDVSDIHALCSLVKDFLRVTLKEPIVTFSLRPRFIKAAKQPAEDV
- the zf(fyve)-11 gene encoding zinc finger protein isoform X1, encoding MFRSKSNFEKVFEKATSNLLLEPDLDSMLQLCDMIRGGDVKVREAAALIKMRVIEEPNPHVQLFAIHVMDTVMKNCGDEIHKCIITESYLEKLKDLVKTTKAETIKTKLLDMIQAWGVGFKQSKDYKISADLYNIMKAEGYKFPPMTDTADMFKSEKAPTWSDGDECMKCKAEFGVIQRKHHCRACGGVFCSKCTSKQAIIPKFGIEKEVRVCDSCYDSLTKKSKSGSADDELPAEYLNSSLAKQSQEPPPRDEAALKEEEELQLALALSMDEQTNRDRIRSEQINNSVYGSVVKPSTPPAQPHVVDAEVDPDLARYLNRSAWEKKKSEQDKQKRNNKSNEKVTTTTTTTTSNKVIEDTDVVVVSEESKVEVQKQEESLQNGGVNDNEEFLNNLRTSVEIFTNRMRSNKMRGRSIANDSAVQGLFQSINNMHPLLMKTMNELEEKRLQQEALQDKLVQLRDARAALDALRADHARKVRQAAEEAERQRQIQMAHKLELMRQKKQEYLAYQRQMALQRMEEQEAARHARLEQHKQFIQQRAMQPSMLVAGYNTQQLPQQPEAVPEFNQGGGGYMYSNYPQHTNQQHYQQNMSQPYVAQQLPNNYQHQQMPYQQNQAYDQQTYQQVDSNHGNQQLDTYNMTTMAGTLPNPNMTGGIPQQQQVIATAPPQTPQPTNQQMTYSLPHDQQQFYQQQQPQQQQQQQQPQDVGNERNQNLLISFD
- the zf(fyve)-11 gene encoding zinc finger protein (The RefSeq protein has 4 substitutions, 2 non-frameshifting indels compared to this genomic sequence) → MFRSKSNFEKVFEKATSNLLLEPDLDSMLQLCDMIRGGDVKVREAAALIKMRVIEEPNPHVQLFAIHVMDTVMKNCGDEIHKCIITESYLEKLKDLVKTTKAETIKTKLLDMIQAWGVGFKQSKDYKISADLYNIMKAEGYKFPPMTDTADMFKSEKAPTWSDGDECMRCKAEFGVIQRKHHCRACGGVFCSKCTSKQAIIPKFGIEKEVRVCDSCYDSLTKKSKSGSADDELPAEYLNSSLAKQSQEPPPRDEAALKEEEELQLALALSMDEQTNRDRIRSEQINNSVYGSVVKPSTPPAQPHVVDAEVDPDLARYLNRSAWEKKKSEQDKQKRNNKSNEKVTTTTTTTNHKVIEDTDVVVVSEESKVEVQKQEESLQNGGVNDNEEFLNNLRTSVEIFTNRMRSNKMRGRSIANDSAVQGLFQSINNMHPLLMKTMNELEEKRLQQEALQDKLVQLRDARAALDALRADHARKVRQAAEEAERQRQIQMAHKLELMRQKKQEYLAYQRQMALQRMEEQEAARHARLEQHKQFIQQRAMQPSMLVAGYNTQQLPQQPEAVPEFNQGGGGYMYSNYPQHTNQQHYQQNMSQPYVAQQLPNNYQHQQMPYQQNQAYDQQTYQQVDSNHGNQQLDTYNMTTMAGTLPNPNMAGGIPQQQVIATAPPQTPQPTNQQMTYSLPHDQQQFYQQQQPQQQQQQPQDVGNERNQNLLISFD